A region of Sulfurovum sp. DNA encodes the following proteins:
- the pyrE gene encoding orotate phosphoribosyltransferase yields the protein MNIEQIYKDTDALLEGHFLLASGNHSSRYLQSAKVLEYPKKVAELTDVLAKMIHDSKVAVDTVCAPALGGVLAGYELARSLDVRSIFVEKRDGNMELRRGFTISHGEKIIICEDIITTGGSALKAAQTVEALGGKVVAFASLANRGFCRRIGGTNKPKPECKLPKDVPLFSLEDFTFEMYSPKICPMCKEGSVAIKPGSSS from the coding sequence GTGAATATAGAACAGATTTACAAAGACACAGATGCACTTTTAGAAGGACATTTTCTTCTTGCAAGTGGTAACCACTCTTCACGCTATCTACAAAGTGCTAAAGTGTTAGAGTATCCAAAAAAAGTAGCTGAACTAACAGATGTACTTGCCAAAATGATCCATGATTCAAAAGTGGCAGTGGATACTGTCTGTGCTCCGGCACTTGGTGGTGTATTAGCAGGTTATGAGCTTGCTCGCTCCCTTGATGTGCGCTCTATTTTTGTTGAAAAGAGAGATGGAAACATGGAACTTCGTAGAGGATTTACAATAAGCCATGGCGAAAAAATTATCATTTGTGAAGATATTATTACAACAGGTGGTTCTGCTCTAAAAGCAGCACAAACAGTTGAGGCACTTGGGGGGAAAGTGGTTGCGTTCGCATCTCTTGCAAATCGTGGCTTTTGTAGACGCATTGGAGGAACAAATAAGCCAAAACCAGAATGCAAACTTCCTAAAGATGTACCACTTTTCTCACTTGAAGACTTTACCTTTGAAATGTATAGCCCAAAAATATGTCCTATGTGTAAAGAGGGAAGTGTTGCAATTAAACCAGGAAGTAGTAGTTAG
- a CDS encoding GspE/PulE family protein — protein MLFTRLQDVNLEPLFEDEINHKVALRYFLLFSEIEGEKSAVIREENISDALNHLARLEIDYPVVMVDAESFERLNNKFLEIQTGSDFEEMSTATEELIEVETDLLEFIRNSQDLLSNEESAPIIKLVNSLFFQAIKKGASDIHIESGEYKGEVRLRIDGALTKHLDLDKMIIGLVINRIKVISNLDISEKRIPQDGRTQITISGKTLDVRVSVLPTYHGERVVMRILAQSDHIPTLESLGFHKDITQSLHRLLAHSHGMILVTGPTGSGKSTTLHACLQHIATPDKNIITVEDPVEYNAENISQIQVNDKAGLTFSSGLRSILRQDPDIIMVGEIRDSETADIALRSALTGHLLLSTLHTNDSTSSLSRLMDMGIENFLISSTLLGVLAQRLARKLCVECKRKTQLPAVVLKEVDLPKDATYFEAVGCKVCDFTGYKGRQAIGEIFIIDDEVKTMMKDGFNDHQVREEMKKKGMITIANKLKQMVLFGETSYEEAIRVGLMDN, from the coding sequence ATGTTGTTTACACGACTGCAAGATGTCAACCTTGAGCCACTTTTTGAAGATGAAATTAATCACAAGGTTGCACTCAGGTATTTTTTACTTTTTTCAGAAATAGAGGGTGAAAAGAGTGCAGTTATCAGGGAAGAAAATATAAGTGATGCACTAAATCATCTAGCAAGGCTAGAGATAGATTATCCTGTAGTTATGGTTGACGCAGAGAGTTTTGAACGTTTAAACAATAAGTTTCTTGAGATACAGACTGGGTCAGACTTCGAAGAGATGTCTACAGCAACAGAGGAGCTTATCGAGGTTGAGACGGATCTGTTAGAGTTTATTCGAAATTCACAAGATCTTCTTTCCAATGAAGAGTCTGCTCCCATTATTAAGCTAGTGAACTCACTATTTTTTCAGGCAATTAAAAAAGGAGCGAGTGATATTCATATTGAGAGTGGGGAGTATAAGGGTGAGGTACGTCTACGTATTGACGGTGCTCTAACAAAACATCTTGATCTTGATAAAATGATTATTGGACTCGTCATCAATCGTATCAAGGTTATTTCAAACTTAGATATTTCAGAAAAGCGCATTCCGCAAGATGGACGTACACAGATCACTATTTCAGGAAAAACACTTGATGTGAGGGTTTCTGTTCTTCCTACCTATCATGGTGAACGGGTAGTTATGCGTATTTTGGCACAAAGTGACCATATTCCTACATTAGAATCTTTAGGGTTTCATAAAGATATTACTCAAAGCCTACATCGCTTACTAGCCCACTCCCATGGAATGATATTGGTTACTGGACCTACAGGGTCTGGTAAATCGACTACACTTCATGCATGTTTGCAACATATTGCCACACCAGATAAGAATATTATTACAGTTGAAGACCCAGTAGAGTACAATGCCGAAAATATCTCTCAAATACAAGTTAATGATAAGGCAGGACTTACGTTTTCATCTGGGTTACGTTCTATCCTTAGACAAGATCCAGATATTATTATGGTTGGGGAGATACGAGACTCAGAGACTGCTGATATTGCCTTGCGCTCAGCACTAACGGGGCACCTTCTTCTCTCTACACTACATACCAATGACTCAACTTCATCCTTGAGTCGCTTGATGGATATGGGTATTGAAAATTTTCTTATCTCTTCAACACTACTTGGTGTACTAGCACAGCGCTTGGCACGAAAACTTTGTGTAGAGTGTAAGCGAAAGACACAGTTACCAGCAGTAGTTTTAAAAGAGGTAGACCTGCCAAAGGATGCAACTTACTTTGAAGCAGTAGGTTGTAAAGTGTGTGATTTTACTGGATATAAAGGACGCCAGGCAATTGGAGAAATTTTTATTATTGATGATGAGGTGAAGACTATGATGAAAGATGGCTTCAATGATCATCAGGTACGAGAAGAAATGAAGAAAAAAGGAATGATTACAATAGCCAACAAACTTAAGCAGATGGTACTTTTTGGTGAAACAAGTTATGAAGAGGCAATTCGTGTTGGATTAATGGATAACTAA
- a CDS encoding peptide deformylase produces MIKEVIVYPDNRILACGDVRGFDESVGRLFNDMKETMEHYGLDALSAIQVSHPFNMFIVKKEGEYIEFANPSILSKEKLFEAEEQSSYYPNITAIVPRYEKMKIIYEDRNGKTCYMNVDSDRHFATMFQQMMDFSLGGTMLDRIDTDQRQHILDTIENKESTPKTNEVCPTFSKKDYFVSFADKLLFFMGLSLLTPIFNLNQSTIENIYIFDKITFPAIILLMIGFFFYAQYEAKQYKQCSSCQIGNNIGVIIKRGVIALVFAVGAYFLVNPN; encoded by the coding sequence ATGATAAAAGAAGTAATTGTCTATCCTGATAACCGCATTCTTGCTTGTGGTGATGTACGTGGCTTCGATGAAAGTGTCGGTAGGCTCTTTAATGATATGAAAGAGACTATGGAGCATTATGGACTTGATGCACTAAGCGCCATACAGGTCTCTCACCCATTTAATATGTTCATTGTTAAAAAAGAGGGGGAGTATATTGAGTTTGCCAACCCAAGTATTCTTTCCAAAGAGAAACTTTTTGAAGCAGAGGAGCAAAGTAGCTACTACCCTAATATCACAGCCATTGTCCCACGCTATGAAAAGATGAAAATTATTTATGAAGATCGAAATGGAAAGACCTGCTACATGAATGTAGATAGCGACAGGCACTTTGCCACTATGTTTCAACAAATGATGGACTTCTCCCTAGGTGGCACCATGCTAGACCGTATAGATACAGATCAACGACAACATATTCTTGATACAATTGAAAATAAAGAATCTACACCCAAGACCAATGAGGTTTGTCCTACATTCTCCAAAAAAGATTACTTTGTTAGCTTTGCAGATAAACTACTCTTCTTTATGGGTCTTTCGCTACTAACCCCAATTTTTAATTTGAATCAAAGTACCATAGAAAATATCTACATTTTTGACAAGATTACCTTTCCAGCCATAATCCTACTTATGATTGGGTTTTTCTTCTACGCTCAGTATGAAGCAAAACAGTACAAACAATGCTCTTCCTGTCAGATAGGAAACAATATTGGTGTCATCATAAAACGTGGAGTAATAGCCTTAGTATTTGCTGTAGGGGCATACTTTTTGGTCAATCCTAATTAA
- a CDS encoding FAD-dependent oxidoreductase, protein MARLVVMGGGVSGHTAATFAKKWLGNEHEVVVVTPNSQWNWIPSNIWVGVGQMNKEDVTFPLAPVYKKAGIDYRQAKAVSIHPEGKTDSNTPYITIEYTGQGKEGQTEEVTYDYLINATGPKLNFDATPGLGDGKGGIGNHTVSVCTADHALHANLELQKIFNKAKTEKQKVLIGTGHGMCTCQGAAFEYIFNIEHEARRAGVRDNLEIQWISNESFLGDFGIGGLHIKRGMYAASSKLFAESLFVERGVKWMIGAHVSKVKKGKIEYELLDGTTGEETFDFAMLIPPFAGVGLKAYNKDDEDMTDKIFAPNGFLKVDADYTPKPYEEWKASDWPKTYQNPEYSNIFACGIAFAPPHLISKPMSSPNGTPINPTPPRTGMPSGIIGKAVAHSICDLIKNGSGAHLHEASMGEMGAACVASAGKGLTNGTAAALTVYPIVPDFEKYPGIGRDLDYTFGEIGLAGHWIKHILHHMFIYKAKLKPGWTLIPE, encoded by the coding sequence ATGGCACGATTAGTAGTAATGGGTGGTGGTGTCTCTGGACACACTGCCGCAACATTTGCAAAAAAATGGCTGGGTAATGAACATGAAGTAGTAGTCGTTACACCAAACTCACAGTGGAACTGGATCCCATCTAATATTTGGGTAGGGGTCGGCCAGATGAATAAAGAGGATGTTACATTCCCTCTTGCACCAGTATATAAAAAAGCGGGTATTGATTATAGACAGGCAAAAGCAGTCTCTATTCATCCTGAAGGAAAAACAGATAGTAATACACCTTATATCACTATTGAATACACAGGTCAAGGTAAAGAAGGACAAACCGAGGAAGTTACTTATGATTATCTTATCAATGCAACTGGTCCAAAACTAAACTTTGATGCAACACCAGGACTAGGTGATGGCAAAGGTGGTATTGGGAATCATACGGTTTCTGTATGTACTGCAGACCATGCACTTCACGCAAACCTTGAACTACAGAAAATTTTCAATAAGGCAAAAACAGAGAAACAAAAAGTACTCATAGGTACAGGTCATGGTATGTGTACTTGTCAGGGTGCAGCATTCGAGTACATCTTTAATATCGAACATGAAGCAAGAAGAGCGGGTGTTAGAGATAATCTTGAAATTCAATGGATATCTAACGAATCCTTTCTTGGTGACTTTGGAATCGGTGGACTACACATCAAACGTGGTATGTACGCAGCAAGCTCCAAGCTTTTTGCAGAGTCTCTCTTTGTTGAGCGTGGTGTCAAGTGGATGATTGGTGCACATGTCAGTAAGGTTAAGAAAGGTAAGATTGAGTATGAATTACTTGATGGAACAACCGGTGAAGAAACCTTTGACTTTGCAATGCTTATTCCTCCGTTTGCCGGTGTTGGACTCAAAGCATATAATAAAGATGACGAAGATATGACAGATAAAATTTTCGCACCAAATGGATTCCTTAAGGTTGATGCAGACTATACGCCAAAACCATACGAAGAGTGGAAAGCAAGCGATTGGCCAAAAACCTATCAGAACCCTGAGTATAGTAATATCTTTGCTTGTGGTATTGCGTTTGCACCACCACACCTCATCTCTAAGCCAATGAGCTCACCAAATGGTACACCAATTAACCCAACACCACCAAGAACGGGTATGCCTTCAGGTATCATCGGTAAAGCAGTCGCACACTCTATCTGTGACCTTATTAAAAATGGTTCTGGTGCACATCTACATGAAGCTTCTATGGGAGAAATGGGTGCAGCATGTGTTGCTTCTGCAGGTAAGGGCTTAACTAACGGTACCGCTGCAGCATTGACTGTTTACCCTATTGTGCCAGACTTTGAGAAGTATCCAGGCATTGGACGTGATCTTGATTATACATTTGGTGAGATTGGACTTGCAGGGCACTGGATTAAACATATCCTCCACCACATGTTCATCTATAAAGCAAAACTTAAGCCAGGCTGGACTTTGATCCCTGAATAA
- a CDS encoding prepilin-type N-terminal cleavage/methylation domain-containing protein, producing the protein MNRREGFTLIEVLISIALMGLILPALYKTVDLLQDSNTQIYNYLNTEKKETVSMQTFFLDIASSDGNLTLVNGEYDRLCMEKTKNSLYGLSEVKVCWIVLKHKHTLVRAEGTIFHLPIKDDERVEVDEIMQSVTLFDVNWAEDKVLVVLQQKRQKPIVFMVRGITKPKIHKKKALKKKKRVKNPSGGSRILPE; encoded by the coding sequence ATGAACAGACGTGAAGGTTTCACACTGATAGAGGTGCTTATCTCTATTGCTCTAATGGGACTCATTCTCCCTGCACTCTATAAAACAGTCGATCTACTCCAAGACTCCAATACACAGATTTATAATTATTTAAATACAGAAAAAAAAGAGACAGTATCCATGCAAACTTTTTTTCTTGATATTGCTAGTTCAGATGGTAATTTGACTCTTGTGAATGGTGAGTACGATAGGCTCTGTATGGAAAAAACAAAGAATTCTCTCTATGGTCTTTCTGAGGTTAAAGTTTGTTGGATCGTTTTAAAGCATAAGCATACACTTGTGCGAGCAGAAGGTACAATATTTCATCTACCAATCAAAGATGATGAGCGAGTTGAAGTTGATGAAATTATGCAGTCTGTGACACTTTTTGATGTAAACTGGGCAGAAGACAAGGTACTTGTGGTTTTGCAGCAAAAAAGACAGAAGCCAATAGTATTTATGGTTCGCGGAATAACAAAACCTAAAATACATAAAAAAAAGGCTTTAAAAAAGAAAAAAAGAGTAAAAAACCCTAGTGGTGGCTCCCGTATTCTTCCTGAATAA
- the frr gene encoding ribosome recycling factor, whose amino-acid sequence MIEEIYEHITEHMNKSIEALKRNFVSLRTGKVTTSIVDNIKVDYYGTPTPLNQIGSVIAMDATTISITPWEKQLLGDIEKAIQEANIGVNPNNDGDFIKLFFPPMTSEQRQEIVKQAKIMTEDAKVAIRNIRKDANNKIKKFEKEKEISEDESKNAQEKIQKVTDEYIGKIDELFKTKEVDILKV is encoded by the coding sequence ATGATAGAAGAGATTTATGAACACATCACAGAACACATGAATAAAAGTATTGAGGCATTGAAGCGAAACTTTGTATCTCTACGTACAGGAAAGGTTACAACTAGCATTGTTGATAATATCAAAGTGGACTATTATGGCACCCCTACTCCGCTCAATCAGATTGGAAGTGTTATTGCTATGGATGCAACAACAATTAGTATTACACCGTGGGAAAAACAGCTTCTTGGCGATATTGAAAAAGCAATTCAAGAAGCAAATATTGGTGTCAATCCAAATAACGATGGTGACTTTATTAAGCTTTTCTTCCCACCGATGACAAGTGAACAGAGACAGGAGATTGTTAAACAAGCTAAAATAATGACTGAAGATGCTAAAGTAGCTATCAGAAATATCCGAAAAGATGCCAACAATAAAATTAAAAAATTTGAAAAAGAGAAAGAGATTAGTGAAGATGAATCCAAAAATGCACAAGAAAAAATACAGAAGGTTACCGATGAATATATTGGAAAAATTGATGAACTATTCAAAACAAAAGAAGTAGATATTCTAAAGGTTTAA
- the secG gene encoding preprotein translocase subunit SecG, producing the protein MTSTLLIIQIILAIAITISVLLQKSSSIGLGAYSGSNESVFGAKGPMGFLAKTTFILALAFIVNTLSLGYSYTKESQSSVADKIIPKNNQIVPPALSPKAPDAPSAPVVPAATK; encoded by the coding sequence ATGACATCAACATTACTAATTATTCAAATAATACTGGCTATTGCTATTACTATTTCTGTACTACTTCAAAAAAGTTCAAGTATTGGTCTTGGTGCATACAGTGGAAGCAATGAGTCTGTTTTTGGTGCAAAGGGTCCCATGGGTTTTCTTGCCAAAACAACATTTATACTTGCATTGGCATTCATTGTTAATACACTTTCACTTGGCTACTCTTATACCAAAGAGAGTCAAAGCTCAGTAGCAGATAAAATTATTCCTAAAAACAACCAAATTGTACCCCCTGCACTTTCCCCTAAGGCACCAGACGCCCCATCTGCTCCTGTTGTACCAGCAGCTACCAAATAA
- a CDS encoding Bax inhibitor-1/YccA family protein translates to MALYDRDYASAQQAGYTQEIASVDFIKKTYQLLAASMIAAAAGAYVTMPYVMEIMQYKWLIFGAELLVLFFGLSLTKGKPGLNLAMLFIFTFLTGVSLVPLLASFIGAGMGSVIGNAFLMTSVLFGALSLFAINSKSDYSSWGKPLFITMIVVIIASLVNYFLLQSPLMHIIITAGILLLFSLFTIYDTQNIANGAYDSPVDAAVSLYIDFLNMFTAMLQLLGIFGSDD, encoded by the coding sequence ATGGCTTTATATGATAGAGACTATGCCTCTGCTCAACAGGCAGGCTATACACAAGAAATTGCTTCGGTTGACTTTATAAAAAAGACATATCAACTATTGGCTGCTAGTATGATTGCTGCAGCAGCAGGCGCTTATGTAACTATGCCGTATGTGATGGAAATCATGCAATACAAATGGCTCATCTTTGGAGCAGAATTGCTTGTACTCTTTTTTGGGCTTAGCTTGACCAAAGGGAAACCTGGGCTTAATCTTGCAATGCTTTTCATTTTTACATTTCTTACTGGTGTTTCACTTGTACCACTTTTGGCATCTTTTATTGGTGCTGGAATGGGTAGTGTTATTGGAAATGCATTCTTGATGACCTCTGTACTTTTTGGAGCACTGAGCCTCTTTGCAATCAACTCTAAAAGTGATTACTCTAGCTGGGGGAAACCACTTTTTATTACAATGATTGTAGTCATCATTGCTTCATTGGTAAACTACTTTCTGCTTCAAAGCCCTCTAATGCACATCATCATCACTGCGGGAATACTACTTCTTTTTAGTCTATTTACCATCTATGATACACAGAATATCGCAAATGGAGCCTATGACTCTCCGGTTGACGCAGCCGTATCACTCTATATTGATTTTCTGAATATGTTTACTGCGATGCTTCAGTTACTTGGAATCTTTGGAAGTGACGACTAA
- a CDS encoding PDZ domain-containing protein — MKPLFSSFLIKKLLIILFSLLLAKLLWFVIGLSFFSTQGVDHAVQKQIKPLYYRVRLTSDSLPKFRPKLPKKSIGSIRDIVLLGIYHASDTTVVTVKYRGKSKVLGRGEAVNGFVLDRAANTYAIFTKGSKEYKVTLFHAKESVANSRSIFVHKAYKKQAEPLGEITDVKDDMKIIDRSLLEHYTQNMDDIFKNIGIMEIRKHDGTIKGFRVTFVKKGTPFAKLGLKRHDVLKSINGRSLDSYKAAFDAYKDAKNATDLTLTIQRGNIEMELEYEIN; from the coding sequence ATGAAACCACTTTTTAGTTCTTTTTTGATCAAGAAACTTCTTATAATACTTTTTTCTTTGTTGCTGGCTAAATTGCTGTGGTTTGTAATAGGACTTTCTTTTTTCTCTACCCAAGGAGTAGACCATGCAGTACAGAAGCAAATAAAACCACTCTATTATAGGGTCAGATTAACCTCTGATAGCCTTCCTAAGTTTCGACCAAAATTACCAAAAAAATCGATAGGAAGTATCCGTGATATTGTGTTACTGGGGATATACCATGCATCTGACACAACAGTGGTAACTGTTAAATATAGAGGAAAAAGTAAGGTTTTAGGTAGAGGAGAAGCGGTGAATGGATTTGTACTTGATCGTGCAGCTAATACCTACGCCATTTTTACCAAAGGGAGCAAAGAGTACAAGGTAACCCTATTTCATGCAAAAGAATCAGTAGCCAATAGTCGTAGTATATTTGTACATAAGGCATACAAAAAGCAGGCAGAACCTCTTGGAGAGATTACTGATGTAAAAGATGATATGAAAATTATTGACCGTTCCTTACTAGAGCACTATACGCAGAATATGGATGATATTTTTAAGAATATTGGCATTATGGAGATAAGGAAGCATGACGGCACAATAAAGGGCTTTCGTGTTACTTTTGTTAAGAAAGGTACTCCTTTTGCAAAGTTGGGGCTTAAGCGACATGATGTGCTTAAGTCAATCAATGGTAGATCACTTGATAGCTATAAGGCGGCCTTTGATGCTTATAAAGATGCTAAAAATGCCACAGACCTGACATTAACAATACAAAGAGGAAATATAGAGATGGAGTTAGAATATGAAATTAATTAA
- the gspD gene encoding type II secretion system secretin GspD produces the protein MKLIKSLLVVMLIVTTVWSSEEDTVDLNLRNMSVRDFIEMVSKVTHKNILIDTKLKGKINFISQKPIKKSSLIPFANSILGNIGLTLIDQGDFYKVVKGSIAAGEGLDVSSSIKGDTMKTVIFPLKNSNAAVIRAKIKPLLNRNDKVISFKENNVLAITATPRTLKSLSKFINVLERRGVKHSRVIHLEHSSVKDLFSNAQNMAKRLFPQTIESEKVDIFKDAATNSIILVGKEENIQRMIGYIDQLDIEGEDQTQKMYVIRLENSNVEEMEKILSKLIMQMNNIRIKQTKRGAKIPSKAMVVSDVERNALIVLATGEQIKNIRETVRKIDIPKTQVYVKARIVEIDKNLAEQVGAKYNINGGSITSNGLYTLTGNMGAASALQISPALLAFLNTNSKSAYTDSNGNVVEESNPTFKFSDTNEVFALGAQLDFLRKNGAAHILSEPSILCTNNKEAEIYVGQTRSILTQARQSTQGSSPVVNSYNREDIGLTLKVKPRLSSNDKVTLEVETTIEDVLDTESPNTDRPTTTKRNVKTTAIVNNGEMIILGGLIKNTGGRGTARLPILGDIPVLGEIFNHTSDVTRVTNVVIYLTPYIVRRSDELKELKRHLDKLDQIQAEYSKLVGKALEKRAEEGLAGDIKIDVPLPPSAASRRIRYKPQAVSHKNSSTSNKVLEAF, from the coding sequence ATGAAATTAATTAAGAGTTTACTGGTAGTTATGCTGATTGTGACCACAGTATGGTCATCAGAGGAAGATACAGTTGATCTCAATCTTCGAAATATGAGTGTTAGAGACTTTATCGAAATGGTTTCTAAGGTTACCCACAAGAATATCTTGATTGATACGAAGCTTAAGGGAAAAATTAATTTTATCTCCCAAAAGCCAATCAAAAAGTCATCACTAATCCCTTTTGCAAACTCTATTCTTGGCAACATAGGGTTGACACTCATAGATCAGGGTGATTTCTATAAGGTTGTTAAGGGTTCCATAGCAGCGGGTGAAGGACTTGACGTGAGTAGTTCTATTAAGGGGGATACTATGAAAACAGTGATATTTCCCCTAAAGAACTCCAATGCTGCTGTGATACGTGCTAAAATCAAACCATTATTGAATAGGAATGATAAAGTGATCTCTTTTAAGGAAAATAATGTACTTGCTATTACTGCTACACCACGTACACTCAAGTCGCTTTCCAAATTTATCAATGTTCTTGAGAGGCGTGGTGTAAAACATTCGAGAGTAATTCATCTTGAGCATTCTAGTGTCAAGGATCTTTTCTCAAATGCACAGAATATGGCAAAAAGACTTTTTCCTCAAACTATTGAAAGTGAAAAGGTAGATATTTTTAAGGATGCTGCAACAAATTCTATTATTCTTGTGGGAAAAGAGGAGAATATCCAGCGAATGATTGGCTATATTGATCAACTTGATATTGAGGGAGAAGATCAGACTCAGAAGATGTATGTCATTCGTCTAGAGAATTCTAATGTTGAAGAGATGGAAAAAATACTTTCAAAGTTGATTATGCAGATGAACAATATAAGAATTAAGCAAACCAAGAGAGGAGCCAAGATACCGAGTAAGGCAATGGTAGTCTCTGATGTGGAGCGTAATGCACTTATTGTGCTTGCAACAGGAGAGCAGATTAAAAATATTCGCGAGACAGTACGTAAGATTGATATTCCCAAGACACAAGTTTATGTGAAGGCACGTATTGTGGAGATTGATAAAAATCTTGCTGAACAGGTAGGAGCGAAGTACAATATTAATGGGGGTTCTATTACATCAAATGGTCTCTACACATTGACAGGAAATATGGGAGCAGCTTCAGCGCTACAAATATCACCTGCACTATTGGCATTCTTAAATACAAACAGCAAATCAGCCTATACAGATTCAAACGGTAATGTCGTTGAAGAGAGTAATCCTACTTTTAAGTTTAGTGATACCAATGAAGTTTTTGCCCTTGGTGCACAACTTGATTTTCTTCGTAAAAATGGGGCAGCACATATTTTAAGTGAACCCTCTATTCTTTGTACCAATAACAAAGAGGCTGAGATCTATGTAGGGCAGACCCGTTCCATTTTGACACAGGCACGACAATCAACACAAGGAAGTTCTCCAGTAGTTAACAGCTATAATCGAGAAGATATTGGTTTAACCCTCAAGGTTAAGCCAAGACTTTCGAGTAATGATAAGGTTACACTTGAAGTGGAGACCACTATTGAAGATGTTCTTGATACGGAATCACCTAATACTGACCGTCCTACTACTACTAAACGTAATGTTAAGACTACTGCTATTGTTAATAATGGGGAGATGATTATCCTTGGTGGACTTATTAAGAATACTGGAGGAAGGGGTACGGCAAGATTACCAATTCTTGGCGACATTCCTGTGCTAGGAGAAATATTTAATCATACTTCAGATGTTACCCGTGTGACTAATGTGGTAATCTATCTTACACCTTATATTGTTAGGCGAAGTGATGAGCTTAAGGAGCTTAAGCGTCATCTTGATAAACTCGATCAAATCCAAGCAGAGTATAGTAAATTGGTAGGCAAGGCATTAGAAAAAAGAGCAGAAGAAGGATTGGCAGGTGATATAAAGATAGATGTACCTTTGCCACCATCTGCAGCAAGTCGACGTATTAGATATAAGCCACAAGCAGTATCTCATAAAAACTCTTCTACATCTAATAAAGTATTGGAGGCATTTTAG